One genomic region from Phocoena sinus isolate mPhoSin1 chromosome 3, mPhoSin1.pri, whole genome shotgun sequence encodes:
- the MACIR gene encoding UNC119-binding protein C5orf30 homolog: MEVDVNGESRSTLTTLPLPVAEVSSPGKAEVEKPRCSSTPCSPMRRTVSGYQILHMDSNYLVGFTTGEELLKLAQKCTGGEESKGEAVPSLRSKQLDAGLARSSRLYKTRSRYYQPYEIPAVNGRRRRRMPSSGDKCTKSLPYEPYKALHGPLPLCLLKGKRAHSKSLDYLNLDKMNIKEPADTEVLQYQLQHLTLRGDRVFARNNT, translated from the coding sequence ATGGAAGTAGATGTTAATGGAGAGTCCAGAAGTACCCTGACCACCCTGCCCTTGCCCGTGGCCGAGGTGAGCTCCCCGGGAAAGGCAGAGGTGGAGAAGCCCCGCTGTTCCAGCACTCCGTGCTCGCCGATGCGCCGGACTGTGTCAGGCTACCAGATCCTCCACATGGACTCTAACTATTTGGTTGGCTTCACGACTGGTGAGGAACTCCTGAAGTTAGCCCAGAAGTGCACAGGAGGTGAAGAGAGTAAGGGAGAAGCTGTGCCTTCCTTGCGCTCCAAACAGCTGGATGCAGGACTTGCCCGTTCCTCTCGTTTGTATAAAACCAGAAGTAGGTACTACCAGCCGTACGAGATTCCAGCTGTCAATGGCAGGAGGCGAAGGCGGATGCCCAGCTCAGGAGACAAGTGCACTAAATCTTTACCTTATGAACCTTATAAGGCCCTCCATGggcctctgcctctctgtcttctTAAAGGTAAGAGGGCTCACTCCAAATCTCTGGACTACCTCAATCTAGATAAAATGAACATCAAGGAGCCAGCTGACACAGAAGTGCTACAGTACCAGCTTCAACACCTGACCCTCAGAGGGGACCGTGTGTTTGCTAGGAATAATACATGA